The DNA sequence GCAAGAAGCCCAACAAGAGCGTCAACCCCGACGAAGTCGTCGCCACCGGCGCCGCCATCCAGTCGGGCATCCTGGGCGGGGAGGTGCGCGAGGTCATCCTCCTGGACATCACCCCCTTTAGCCTGGGCATCCGCGTGACCGGCGATCGCTTCAGCCCGATCATCGAAAAGAACACCCCGATTCCCACCATGGAGACCAAGGTCTTCACCACCACCGAGGTCAACCAGGACATGGTCACCGTGACCGTGCTCCAGGGCGAAGACCCGGTGGCCAGCCGGAACAAGCTGCTGGGGATGTTCAACCTCACCGGAATCAACCCCGCCCCGGCCGGAAGTCCGCGCATTGAGGTGACCTTCGAGATTGATACTGACGGCATCGTCAACGTCTCGGCCCGTGACCTGCGCACCGATGTCCGCCAGTCCATCACCGTCGAGGGCCACTCCGGTCTCTCCGACGAGGAGCTTCAGCGCGCCATTTTGCGCAGCAAAGCCCACCAGCGCTGAGCGCCCCCCCGGCCTCTCCTCCTGCTGACGCCAGCTCTTAGGCGCCGACCGGCGCCGGGCTGGCGTCGCGCATTTCTTGATAGAGCTGCATCCGCCAGTCGACCCCCAGAATCTCCCCGGGCTTCATCGCTTCCCAGATGTTCTCCCCCTGGAGGGGCTCGCTGGAGACGATGAAGTGATTGACAAAGCCCGAACGCGAGCGCGCCTCGCAGCAGGGCGCGTAGCTCGGGCAGATCTCGCGATCGGGGCAGGCCGTCTTATGCGTGCTGTAGAAAAGCTCCTTGCCCCCCTGGTGGGCCACCATCACGTGCCCGTTGGTAACGAGCAGGCTCAGATAAAACTCCTGCTCTTTAGCCCGGGTGTAGCAGTCTAGGCCGGTGACCTCCTGAATCGCTTCGACCGTCTCGCGCAGCGCCGCGCTTAACTCTGCCAGCGGGGCCCCTTTGCGGTGCACATCGAAGCGCTGGGCCATCTTCGAGAGCAAGAGATAAAAGATCACCTCACTGTCGGTATCCCCCAGAATGAAGCGTCGAAACACCGGGGAGACGCGCGCAATCACCGCCTCGCGATACCTGGCAAAGTCGGGGATCTGCCCGTTATGCGCCAGCACCCAGCTGCCGTACTGAAAAGGGTGCGAGTTGAGAATCGAGAGATTGCCCACTGTGGCCTTGCGCAGATGCGCCACCACGGTCTCGGAGGCCACCACGCCGCTGACCCGCTGAAAAAGACTGTCGGAGACCGCCGAGTTCACGCTTTTCACCACATGCGGCACGCCCGCCACGTAGTAGGCCACCCCCCAGCCATCGGGGTGGCGCTCACTCTGGCGCATCAGCGCATTATCTGCGCTGATCAGGCTGCGGTGGACCTGGCTTGTGATCACCGAACGAAAGCCAAAGAGCCGGCACATAGCTCACTCGTCGAAGTTAGCGATCGCCTGCGCAATGCGGTCCTGATGCGGGCGGTAAACCCAGGCGCGACGGGGCGGATCGTTGATCAGGATGGAGAAGGCCGCCTGCCGCCCGGAACGGGTCTGCACGTACCCGCTCAGCGCGGTGACGTTGTTGAGCGTCCCGGTTTTCGCGCGCAGATTGCCCGAGACATGAGGCTCTCGCAGCCGATTGCGCAACGAACCATCAATGCCCGCAATCGGCAGCGACGCGATAAACTCCGGCCCAAAGGCATGCCCCCGCATGTAGCGCAACAGCGACACAAACTGCCGGGCGCTAACCTCGTTGCCCTCGTAGAGCCCGCTGCCGTTATGCAGGCTAAAACGCTCGGCATCAAAGCCCGCCCGCACCATAAAATCGGTGGCCTTAGCGATGGCCTCCTCCCAGGTCGCGGGCCCGTCGGACTGACGCGCCGTGGCCAAAAGGAGCTGCTCGGCCATGAAGTTGTTGCTCCACTTGTTCATCGCCGAAATCGTGTCGATCAGCGGCGCGGAGTGATGTACATGCAGGCGCTCGCGCGTCTGGGGCGCCGCGCCCGGGCGCACCTCGCCATCAAACCCAATGCCCACCATCT is a window from the Lujinxingia litoralis genome containing:
- a CDS encoding class II glutamine amidotransferase produces the protein MCRLFGFRSVITSQVHRSLISADNALMRQSERHPDGWGVAYYVAGVPHVVKSVNSAVSDSLFQRVSGVVASETVVAHLRKATVGNLSILNSHPFQYGSWVLAHNGQIPDFARYREAVIARVSPVFRRFILGDTDSEVIFYLLLSKMAQRFDVHRKGAPLAELSAALRETVEAIQEVTGLDCYTRAKEQEFYLSLLVTNGHVMVAHQGGKELFYSTHKTACPDREICPSYAPCCEARSRSGFVNHFIVSSEPLQGENIWEAMKPGEILGVDWRMQLYQEMRDASPAPVGA